A portion of the Pseudomonas koreensis genome contains these proteins:
- the argS gene encoding arginine--tRNA ligase — MKDTIRQLIQQALTQLVNEGVLPEGLTPAIQVENARDKTHGDFASNIAMMLAKPAGMKPRDLAEKIIAALPADENVTKAEIAGPGFINFFQNTQALAARLDAALADAHVGVRKAGSAQRTVVDLSAPNLAKEMHVGHLRSTIIGDGVARVLEFLGDEVIRQNHVGDWGTQFGMLMAYLQENPITSDELSDLENFYRAAKQRFDESEEFADRARGLVVKLQAGDAECLALWTRFKDISLSHCQKIYELLNVKLTMADVMGESAYNDDLINVVNDLKSAGMLVESNGAQCVFLDEFKNADGDPLPVIIVKADGGYLYATTDLAAVRYRSGKLKADRALYFVDQRQALHFQQVFAVARKAGFVTHPMEMEHMGFGTMNGADGRPFKTRDGGTVKLIDLLTEAQERAYSLVKEKNPTLAEDELRNIAKVVGIGAVKYADLSKHRTSDYSFNFDLMLNFEGNTAPYLLYAYTRVAGVFRKLGKDFREVDGQIVLEAEHELELAAKLAQFGEVLNNVAEKGTPHILCTYLYDVAGLFSSFYENCPILAADTPAQMQSRLRLAALTGRTLKQGLELLGLETLERM, encoded by the coding sequence ATGAAAGACACCATTCGCCAGCTGATCCAGCAAGCCCTCACCCAACTCGTCAACGAAGGTGTGTTGCCTGAAGGCCTGACGCCGGCGATCCAGGTGGAGAACGCCCGCGACAAGACCCACGGCGACTTCGCCAGCAACATCGCCATGATGCTGGCCAAGCCAGCCGGCATGAAGCCGCGCGACCTGGCGGAGAAAATCATCGCCGCACTGCCCGCCGACGAGAACGTCACCAAGGCCGAAATCGCCGGCCCGGGCTTCATCAATTTTTTCCAGAACACCCAGGCCCTGGCCGCGCGTCTCGACGCCGCGCTGGCCGATGCCCATGTCGGCGTACGCAAGGCCGGCTCGGCGCAGCGCACCGTGGTCGACCTGTCGGCACCGAACCTGGCCAAAGAGATGCACGTCGGCCATTTGCGCTCGACCATCATCGGCGACGGCGTGGCCCGCGTGCTGGAGTTCCTCGGTGACGAAGTGATCCGCCAGAACCACGTCGGCGACTGGGGCACCCAGTTCGGCATGCTGATGGCGTATCTGCAGGAAAATCCGATCACCAGCGACGAGCTGTCGGACCTGGAAAACTTCTACCGCGCCGCCAAGCAGCGCTTCGACGAGTCCGAAGAGTTCGCCGACCGCGCCCGAGGCCTGGTGGTCAAGCTGCAGGCCGGCGATGCCGAATGCCTGGCACTGTGGACCAGGTTCAAGGACATCTCGCTGTCGCACTGCCAGAAGATCTACGAACTGCTCAACGTCAAACTGACCATGGCCGACGTCATGGGCGAAAGCGCCTACAACGACGACCTGATCAATGTGGTCAACGACCTCAAGTCTGCCGGCATGCTCGTCGAGAGCAACGGCGCCCAGTGCGTGTTCCTCGACGAGTTCAAGAACGCCGATGGCGACCCGCTGCCGGTGATCATCGTCAAGGCCGACGGCGGTTACCTGTACGCCACCACTGACCTGGCGGCCGTGCGCTACCGCAGCGGCAAGCTCAAGGCTGATCGCGCGTTGTATTTCGTCGATCAGCGTCAGGCGCTGCATTTCCAGCAAGTCTTCGCCGTGGCGCGCAAGGCCGGTTTCGTCACCCATCCGATGGAAATGGAGCACATGGGTTTCGGCACCATGAACGGTGCCGATGGCCGTCCGTTCAAGACCCGTGACGGCGGCACCGTGAAGCTGATCGACCTGCTGACCGAAGCCCAGGAACGCGCCTACAGCCTGGTGAAAGAGAAGAACCCGACCCTGGCCGAAGACGAGTTGCGCAACATCGCCAAGGTGGTCGGCATCGGCGCGGTGAAATACGCCGACCTGTCCAAGCATCGCACCAGCGACTACAGCTTCAACTTCGACCTGATGCTCAACTTCGAAGGCAACACCGCGCCCTACTTGCTGTACGCCTACACCCGCGTAGCCGGTGTGTTCCGCAAACTGGGCAAGGACTTCCGCGAAGTCGACGGCCAGATCGTCCTCGAAGCGGAACACGAACTTGAGCTGGCGGCGAAACTGGCGCAATTCGGCGAAGTGCTGAACAACGTGGCTGAAAAAGGCACACCGCACATTCTCTGCACCTACCTGTACGACGTCGCCGGTCTGTTCTCCAGCTTCTACGAGAACTGCCCGATCCTCGCCGCCGACACCCCGGCGCAGATGCAGAGTCGTCTGCGTCTTGCCGCACTGACCGGTCGCACCCTCAAGCAAGGCCTGGAGCTGTTGGGTCTGGAAACTCTGGAGCGTATGTAA
- a CDS encoding thermonuclease family protein, translating into MKKASLAGAFFVSAIWLSAAQAFCPTSAGLTSVSVQRVVDGDTLRLSDGRSVRMIGLNTPELGKQGRSDEPFAVAARKRLQALVDDSGGRVGLRPGRQAKDHYGRTLAHVYSVSGANLEAQMLADGLGFQVAVAPNVDLVACQQAAERSARQAGLGLWRQSPVQKAQQIQRSGFVVVSGRVNKVQRNRGGIWIELQDTLVLRVAPNLLGQFDSAFLQTLKGRQIEARGWVVDRSRRGGLQKGQPRWLLPLTGPSMLNVPR; encoded by the coding sequence ATGAAAAAGGCGTCCCTTGCGGGCGCCTTTTTTGTGTCTGCGATTTGGCTGTCCGCTGCCCAGGCGTTCTGCCCGACATCCGCAGGGCTGACCAGCGTCAGCGTGCAGCGGGTGGTCGATGGCGACACCCTGCGCCTGAGCGATGGCCGCAGCGTGCGCATGATCGGCCTCAATACGCCGGAATTGGGCAAGCAGGGTCGCAGCGACGAACCGTTCGCCGTGGCGGCGCGCAAACGCCTGCAAGCGCTGGTCGATGACAGCGGCGGCCGGGTCGGTCTGCGGCCCGGCAGGCAGGCGAAAGACCATTACGGGCGTACGCTTGCGCATGTTTACAGCGTCAGCGGTGCCAATCTCGAAGCGCAAATGCTTGCCGATGGTCTGGGTTTTCAGGTTGCCGTGGCGCCGAACGTCGATCTGGTCGCCTGCCAGCAGGCCGCTGAACGCAGCGCGCGACAGGCCGGACTTGGCCTCTGGCGGCAGTCGCCGGTACAGAAAGCGCAGCAGATTCAGCGCTCAGGCTTCGTCGTCGTCAGCGGCCGGGTGAACAAGGTGCAGCGCAATCGCGGCGGAATCTGGATCGAGTTGCAGGACACGCTTGTATTGCGGGTTGCACCCAATTTGCTCGGGCAATTCGATAGTGCTTTCTTGCAGACTCTGAAAGGCAGGCAGATCGAGGCGCGCGGCTGGGTGGTCGATCGATCCCGGCGCGGTGGATTGCAAAAAGGTCAGCCACGCTGGTTGCTGCCGTTGACCGGTCCTTCGATGCTGAATGTGCCGCGTTGA
- a CDS encoding malic enzyme-like NAD(P)-binding protein, which yields MSDLKTAALEYHANPRPGKLSVELTKATATARDLSLAYSPGVAEPVREIARDPELAYKYTGKGNLVAVISDGTAILGLGNLGPLASKPVMEGKGVLFKRFAGIDVFDIEVDSESPQAFIDTVKRISITFGGINLEDIKAPECFEIERALIEQCDIPVFHDDQHGTAIVTAAGMINALEIAGKTLQDAKIVCLGAGAAAISCMKLLVSMGARIENIFMVDRTGVIHSGRDDLNQYKAVFAHATEKRTLADALAGADVFVGLSGPNLLSAEGLLSMAANPIVFACSNPDPEISPELAHATRSDVIMATGRSDYPNQVNNVLGFPFIFRGALDVRAKRINEEMKVAAANALRELAKLPVPQEVCDAYGGIKLEFGREYIIPKPMDKRLITLISDAVAKAAIETGVATLPYPKNYPLKSVDDVFNG from the coding sequence ATGTCTGATCTGAAAACTGCCGCTCTCGAATACCACGCCAATCCTCGTCCGGGGAAGCTGAGTGTCGAGCTCACCAAGGCCACTGCTACCGCCCGCGACCTGTCGCTGGCCTACAGCCCCGGCGTAGCCGAACCAGTGCGCGAGATCGCTCGCGATCCTGAACTGGCTTACAAATACACCGGCAAGGGCAACCTGGTGGCAGTCATTTCCGATGGCACCGCGATTCTCGGCCTGGGCAACCTCGGCCCATTGGCTTCCAAGCCTGTAATGGAAGGTAAAGGCGTGCTGTTCAAGCGCTTCGCCGGCATCGACGTGTTCGACATCGAAGTTGACTCGGAGAGCCCGCAAGCCTTCATCGACACCGTCAAGCGCATCTCGATCACCTTCGGTGGCATCAACCTGGAAGACATCAAGGCGCCTGAGTGCTTTGAAATCGAACGTGCCCTGATCGAGCAGTGCGATATTCCGGTGTTCCACGATGACCAGCACGGCACCGCGATCGTGACCGCTGCCGGCATGATCAACGCCCTGGAAATCGCTGGCAAAACCCTGCAGGACGCGAAGATCGTCTGCCTTGGCGCCGGCGCTGCCGCCATTTCCTGCATGAAACTGCTGGTGAGCATGGGCGCTCGCATCGAAAACATCTTCATGGTTGACCGTACTGGCGTGATCCATTCCGGCCGTGACGACCTGAACCAGTACAAAGCCGTGTTCGCCCACGCCACCGAGAAACGCACCCTGGCTGACGCACTGGCAGGCGCTGACGTATTCGTCGGTCTGTCCGGTCCGAACCTGCTGAGCGCCGAAGGCCTGCTGTCGATGGCGGCCAACCCGATCGTGTTCGCCTGCTCGAACCCGGATCCGGAAATCTCCCCGGAACTGGCGCACGCTACCCGTAGCGACGTGATCATGGCCACCGGTCGTTCGGACTACCCGAACCAGGTCAACAACGTACTGGGCTTCCCGTTCATCTTCCGTGGTGCTCTTGACGTTCGCGCCAAGCGCATCAACGAAGAAATGAAAGTCGCCGCCGCCAACGCCCTGCGCGAATTGGCCAAACTGCCGGTACCGCAGGAAGTCTGCGACGCCTACGGTGGTATCAAGCTGGAATTCGGCCGTGAGTACATCATTCCGAAGCCAATGGACAAGCGCCTGATCACCCTGATCTCCGACGCCGTGGCCAAGGCCGCGATCGAGACCGGCGTGGCGACCCTGCCGTATCCGAAGAACTACCCGCTGAAAAGCGTGGATGACGTGTTCAACGGCTAA
- the rpmE gene encoding 50S ribosomal protein L31: MKADIHPNYPEIAVTCSCGNKFETRSTYGKALAIDVCNECHPFYTGKQKTLDTGGRVQKFADRFATFGVGKKA; the protein is encoded by the coding sequence ATGAAAGCCGATATCCATCCGAACTACCCGGAAATTGCTGTTACCTGCAGCTGCGGTAACAAGTTCGAAACTCGTTCGACCTACGGCAAAGCCCTGGCGATCGACGTTTGCAACGAATGCCACCCGTTCTACACCGGTAAGCAGAAGACTCTGGACACCGGCGGCCGTGTGCAGAAGTTCGCAGACCGTTTCGCTACTTTCGGCGTCGGCAAAAAAGCCTGA
- the hslV gene encoding ATP-dependent protease subunit HslV: MTTIVSVRRHGKVVMGGDGQVSLGNTVMKGNAKKVRRLYHGQVIAGFAGATADAFTLFERFEGQLEKHQGHLVRAAVELAKEWRTDRSLSRLEAMLAVANKDASLIITGNGDVVEPEDGLIAMGSGGAYAQAAASALLKKTDLSAREIVETALGIAGDICVFTNHTQTIEEQDLAE, from the coding sequence TTGACCACCATCGTTTCAGTCCGCCGCCACGGCAAAGTCGTCATGGGCGGCGACGGCCAGGTTTCTCTCGGCAACACCGTGATGAAAGGCAACGCCAAAAAGGTCCGTCGCCTGTACCACGGCCAGGTCATCGCCGGTTTCGCCGGTGCCACCGCTGACGCCTTCACCCTGTTCGAACGTTTCGAAGGCCAGCTCGAGAAACATCAGGGCCACCTGGTGCGCGCCGCTGTCGAACTCGCCAAAGAATGGCGCACCGACCGTTCCCTGAGCCGCCTCGAAGCGATGCTCGCGGTCGCCAACAAGGACGCCTCGCTGATCATCACCGGCAACGGTGACGTGGTCGAACCCGAAGATGGCCTGATCGCCATGGGCTCCGGCGGCGCCTATGCCCAAGCCGCAGCCAGCGCCTTGTTGAAAAAGACCGACCTGTCAGCCCGCGAGATCGTCGAAACCGCCCTTGGCATCGCCGGCGACATCTGCGTATTCACCAACCACACCCAGACCATTGAGGAGCAGGATCTCGCTGAATAA
- a CDS encoding penicillin-binding protein 1A: MRLLKFFGWSIVAVFCGLLLGLSGAFLYLSPGLPSVEALRSIQLQIPLRVYSSDNKLIAEFGEMRRTPIRFADIPPNFINALLSAEDDNFANHYGVDPSSLMRAATQLVKSGHIQSGGSTITMQVAKNFFLTSERSFSRKTTEILLALQIERQLTKDEILELYVNKIYLGNRAYGIEAAAQVYYGKSIRDVSLAQMAMIAGLPKAPSRFNPLANPARSKERRDWILGRMYKLGKISEADYTAAVNEPLNASYHVPTPEVNAPYIAEMARAEMVGRYGSDAYTEGFRVTTTVPSNLQEMANTALHEGLMTYDQRHGYRGPESRLPGKTREAWASELTKQRTISSLEPAIVTQVDKTGLQVLTRTGEEHVAWDTMKWARPFLNTNSMGANPRQPSDVAQVGDLIRVQRQKDNSLKFSQIPQAQGALVSLDPQNGAIRSLVGGFAFEQSNYNRALQAKRQPGSSFKPFVYSAALDNGYTAASLVNDAPIVFVDEYLDKVWRPKNDTNTFLGPIRLREALYKSRNLVSIRLLQAMGVGKTIDYITRFGFNKQDLPPNLSLALGTATLTPMEIATGWSTFANGGYKITPYIIDKIESRNGDTLFVANPPTVPQGGAATDGIAAPATESFTVNAAPVAGEASANPAVPQAPAVAERIVDGRTTYILNSMLQDVIKLGTGRRALAMGRSDIAGKTGTTNESKDAWFSGYNADYVTTVWTGFDQPESLGRREFGGTVALPIWMNYMSAALKDKPPHVQPEPEGLLSLRVDPVSGRAATPSTPGAYFELFKAEDTPPSVNELGNGAVPGSPLPADEQAPIDLF, translated from the coding sequence ATTCGTCTGCTGAAATTTTTCGGTTGGTCCATCGTCGCCGTTTTCTGCGGACTGCTCTTAGGTCTCAGCGGCGCCTTTCTTTACCTTAGTCCGGGTTTGCCGTCTGTGGAGGCGCTGAGAAGCATTCAGTTGCAGATTCCTCTGCGCGTCTACAGCAGCGACAACAAGTTGATCGCAGAATTTGGTGAAATGCGCCGCACACCGATCCGTTTCGCCGACATTCCGCCCAATTTCATTAATGCGTTACTAAGTGCTGAAGACGACAATTTTGCCAATCACTATGGCGTCGACCCGAGCAGCCTGATGCGCGCGGCGACGCAATTGGTCAAGAGCGGGCACATTCAGTCCGGCGGCAGCACCATCACCATGCAGGTGGCGAAGAACTTCTTCCTCACCAGCGAGCGCAGCTTCTCGCGCAAGACCACGGAAATTCTTCTGGCTCTACAGATCGAGCGACAACTGACCAAGGACGAGATCCTTGAGCTGTACGTCAACAAGATCTACCTGGGCAACCGCGCCTACGGCATCGAGGCGGCGGCGCAGGTGTATTACGGCAAATCGATCCGTGACGTCAGCCTGGCGCAGATGGCGATGATCGCCGGCCTGCCGAAGGCACCGTCGCGCTTCAACCCGTTGGCCAACCCGGCGCGCAGTAAAGAACGCCGCGACTGGATCCTCGGGCGCATGTACAAGCTGGGCAAGATCAGCGAAGCCGACTACACCGCGGCGGTCAACGAGCCGCTGAACGCCAGCTACCACGTGCCGACCCCGGAAGTGAACGCGCCGTACATCGCCGAAATGGCCCGCGCCGAAATGGTCGGCCGTTATGGCAGCGACGCCTACACCGAAGGTTTCCGCGTCACCACCACGGTGCCGAGCAACCTGCAGGAAATGGCTAATACCGCGCTGCACGAAGGCCTGATGACGTACGACCAGCGGCATGGCTACCGTGGCCCCGAGTCGCGCCTGCCGGGCAAGACCCGCGAAGCCTGGGCCAGCGAACTGACCAAACAGCGCACCATCAGCAGCCTCGAACCGGCCATCGTCACTCAGGTCGATAAAACCGGCCTGCAAGTCCTGACCCGCACCGGTGAAGAGCACGTTGCCTGGGACACGATGAAATGGGCGCGACCGTTCCTCAATACCAACAGCATGGGCGCCAATCCACGTCAGCCTTCGGATGTCGCCCAGGTCGGTGATCTGATCCGCGTGCAGCGCCAGAAAGACAATTCGCTGAAATTCAGCCAGATACCGCAGGCCCAAGGCGCGCTGGTGTCGCTGGATCCGCAGAACGGCGCCATCCGTTCGCTGGTCGGCGGTTTTGCCTTCGAGCAGAGCAACTACAACCGTGCTCTGCAGGCCAAGCGTCAGCCGGGTTCGAGCTTCAAGCCGTTCGTCTACAGCGCCGCGCTGGATAACGGCTACACCGCCGCGAGCCTGGTCAACGATGCGCCGATCGTGTTCGTCGACGAGTACCTGGACAAGGTCTGGCGACCGAAGAACGACACCAATACCTTCCTCGGCCCGATCCGCCTGCGTGAAGCGCTGTACAAGTCGCGAAACCTGGTGTCGATCCGCCTGTTGCAGGCCATGGGCGTGGGCAAGACCATCGACTACATCACTCGCTTCGGCTTCAACAAGCAGGACCTGCCGCCGAACCTGTCGCTGGCACTCGGCACCGCGACGCTGACGCCGATGGAAATCGCCACTGGCTGGAGCACCTTTGCCAACGGTGGCTACAAGATCACCCCGTACATCATCGACAAGATCGAAAGTCGTAACGGTGACACTTTGTTCGTCGCCAACCCGCCGACCGTGCCACAGGGTGGTGCGGCGACCGACGGTATCGCTGCGCCCGCCACCGAGTCGTTCACGGTCAATGCCGCTCCGGTTGCCGGTGAAGCGTCGGCCAATCCGGCAGTGCCGCAAGCGCCGGCCGTGGCCGAGCGGATTGTCGATGGGCGTACCACTTACATCCTCAACAGCATGCTTCAGGATGTGATCAAACTCGGTACCGGCCGTCGCGCACTGGCCATGGGTCGCAGCGACATCGCTGGCAAGACCGGTACCACCAACGAATCGAAAGATGCCTGGTTCTCCGGCTACAACGCCGATTACGTGACCACGGTGTGGACCGGTTTCGACCAACCGGAAAGCCTTGGCCGCCGCGAGTTTGGCGGTACTGTGGCGCTGCCGATCTGGATGAATTACATGTCCGCCGCGCTGAAAGACAAACCGCCGCATGTCCAGCCTGAGCCGGAAGGCTTGCTCAGCCTGCGGGTGGATCCGGTGAGTGGCCGCGCCGCGACACCGAGCACGCCCGGCGCCTACTTCGAACTGTTCAAGGCAGAAGACACGCCGCCGTCGGTGAACGAGCTGGGCAACGGCGCCGTGCCGGGCAGCCCGCTGCCGGCGGACGAGCAGGCGCCGATCGATCTGTTCTGA
- a CDS encoding primosomal protein N' → MPDAILRLALPSPLRRLFDYRAPAGVRREQLQPGMRLRVPFGRREMIGILVEVTDTSEVPAEKLKPALALLDSTSPLPPALFKLCLWTAQYYQHSLGDTLNWALPVLLRQGELAEARQERFWSVAPGASVDDPRVARAPRQREALTTLAQHPHGVAHQLLSKLMLSKDSLDLLLAKGLVQVEIRRHAPGVRHEHWLAQPELPLNSEQRAAYEAIRAGFDSYHAFLLAGVTGSGKTEVYLQLIRETLEAGKQALVLIPEINLGPQTLARFEQRFNARIALLHSAVNDRERLDAWLAARDGEADIIIGTRSALFTPMKNPGLIIIDEEHDGSYKQQEGLRYHARDLALVRARQENIPIVLGSATPSLESLHNAYTGRYGLLRLNERAGGAKQPRFLRLDVKSRPLDSGISGPMQQAIGQTLGNGQQVLVFLNRRGFAPTLLCHDCGWMSECSRCDARMTVHQRYGELRCHHCGNVERTPRQCPKCSKVDLRPVGAGTERAEERLAILFPDYPVLRVDRDSTSRKDAMNQLFATIQKGQPCILVGTQMLAKGHHFPRVTLVSILDADGGLFSGDFRASERMAQLIVQVAGRAGRAEEPGRVIIQTHLADHPLLVQLTEQGYFAFAEQALSERRAAGLPPFAHLALLRAEAHKPGQAEGFLDEACSEAERLLAELNLSGIELLGPVPAPMERRAGRYRAQLLLQATARAPLHRLLASWMLVLEQMPSGRAVRWSLDVDPVDLY, encoded by the coding sequence GTGCCCGACGCCATTCTGCGCCTTGCCCTGCCTTCGCCTCTGCGCCGCCTGTTCGATTACCGGGCGCCGGCCGGGGTGCGGCGTGAGCAATTGCAGCCGGGCATGCGCTTGCGGGTACCGTTCGGTCGGCGCGAGATGATCGGGATTCTGGTCGAAGTCACCGACACCAGCGAGGTGCCGGCGGAAAAACTCAAACCGGCACTGGCCCTCCTCGACTCGACATCGCCGCTGCCGCCAGCACTGTTCAAGCTGTGCCTGTGGACAGCGCAGTATTACCAGCACAGCCTTGGCGACACCTTGAACTGGGCCTTGCCAGTGCTGCTGCGTCAGGGCGAGCTGGCCGAGGCCCGGCAGGAACGCTTCTGGTCGGTGGCGCCCGGCGCCAGCGTCGACGACCCTCGGGTCGCCCGTGCGCCACGCCAGCGCGAGGCGCTGACCACGCTGGCCCAGCATCCCCACGGCGTGGCCCATCAGTTGCTGAGCAAACTGATGCTGAGCAAGGACAGCCTCGACCTGCTGCTGGCCAAGGGTCTGGTGCAAGTCGAGATCCGCCGCCACGCCCCGGGCGTGCGCCATGAGCACTGGCTGGCGCAACCGGAGCTGCCGCTCAACAGCGAACAACGCGCAGCGTATGAAGCGATTCGCGCCGGCTTCGACAGCTACCACGCCTTTCTCCTGGCCGGGGTTACCGGCAGCGGCAAGACCGAAGTCTATCTGCAGCTGATCCGCGAAACCCTCGAAGCCGGTAAACAGGCTTTAGTGCTGATCCCTGAGATAAACCTCGGCCCGCAGACCCTGGCGCGCTTCGAGCAGCGCTTCAATGCGCGCATCGCCCTGCTGCACTCGGCGGTCAACGACCGCGAGCGTCTCGACGCCTGGCTCGCCGCCCGCGATGGCGAGGCCGATATTATTATCGGCACCCGCTCGGCACTGTTCACGCCGATGAAAAATCCCGGGCTGATCATCATCGACGAAGAGCACGACGGTTCCTATAAACAGCAGGAAGGCCTGCGCTACCACGCCCGCGACCTGGCGCTGGTACGCGCACGGCAGGAAAACATCCCGATCGTGCTCGGTTCCGCCACGCCGTCGCTGGAGAGCCTGCACAACGCCTACACCGGTCGCTATGGTCTGTTACGTCTGAACGAACGCGCCGGCGGCGCCAAGCAACCGCGCTTCCTTCGGCTGGACGTGAAAAGCCGTCCGCTCGACAGTGGTATTTCCGGGCCGATGCAACAAGCGATCGGCCAGACCCTTGGCAACGGCCAGCAGGTGCTGGTGTTCCTCAACCGGCGCGGATTCGCGCCGACCCTGCTCTGTCACGATTGCGGCTGGATGTCGGAGTGCTCGCGCTGCGATGCGCGCATGACCGTCCATCAGCGTTATGGCGAATTGCGGTGCCACCATTGCGGCAACGTCGAGCGCACGCCGCGCCAGTGTCCAAAGTGCAGCAAGGTCGATCTGCGTCCGGTCGGCGCTGGCACCGAACGTGCCGAAGAGCGTCTGGCGATTCTGTTCCCTGATTACCCGGTATTGCGCGTCGATCGCGACAGCACCTCGCGCAAGGACGCGATGAATCAGCTGTTCGCGACGATTCAGAAAGGCCAGCCGTGCATTCTGGTCGGCACGCAGATGTTGGCCAAAGGGCACCATTTCCCCCGGGTGACGCTGGTGTCGATTCTGGATGCCGATGGCGGCCTGTTCTCCGGCGACTTCCGCGCCAGCGAGCGCATGGCGCAACTGATCGTCCAGGTCGCCGGGCGCGCCGGGCGGGCGGAGGAGCCTGGCAGGGTGATCATCCAGACCCACTTGGCCGACCATCCTTTACTGGTGCAACTGACCGAGCAGGGTTATTTCGCCTTCGCCGAGCAGGCCTTGAGCGAACGCCGCGCCGCCGGGTTGCCGCCCTTTGCCCATCTGGCTTTGTTGCGCGCCGAGGCGCACAAGCCGGGGCAGGCGGAAGGCTTTCTCGATGAAGCGTGCAGCGAGGCCGAGCGCTTGCTGGCCGAATTGAATCTGAGCGGCATCGAACTGCTCGGGCCGGTGCCGGCGCCGATGGAGCGCCGGGCCGGGCGTTATCGCGCGCAGCTGTTGTTGCAGGCGACCGCGCGGGCGCCACTGCACCGCTTGCTGGCCAGCTGGATGCTGGTGCTGGAGCAGATGCCGAGCGGGCGGGCGGTGCGCTGGTCGCTGGATGTCGATCCGGTGGATCTGTATTGA
- a CDS encoding SPOR domain-containing protein, which yields MAAKKKPAPKRGASRYQAPAKQPIPGWLWMAIGLTVGAFIVFLMKLEPGKGSDTVKREKVEQQQKASKIAEANKTPPSPTQPVKPKYDFYTLLPESEVIVPPDAVPEKTLPTPQVPAIPTTPVTPAEAAKIDTARAQAALAGITPPPAPPVSKAAPVTKFFLQAGSFRKETDADKVRAQIILLGQAVAVESGTVKDETWYRVLVGPFSNREQLTTAQKQLAGAGFSNLLLQQRQSR from the coding sequence TTGGCCGCCAAGAAAAAACCTGCACCCAAACGCGGCGCCAGCCGCTATCAGGCCCCTGCGAAACAACCGATCCCGGGCTGGCTGTGGATGGCCATCGGCCTGACCGTCGGTGCGTTCATCGTGTTTCTGATGAAACTGGAACCGGGCAAGGGCAGCGACACGGTCAAGCGCGAGAAGGTCGAGCAACAGCAGAAAGCATCGAAGATCGCCGAGGCCAACAAGACCCCGCCGAGCCCGACGCAACCGGTGAAGCCGAAGTACGACTTCTACACCCTGCTGCCGGAATCGGAAGTGATCGTGCCGCCGGACGCAGTGCCGGAGAAAACCCTGCCGACGCCGCAAGTGCCGGCAATCCCGACCACGCCGGTGACCCCGGCCGAAGCGGCGAAGATCGACACCGCGCGCGCGCAGGCAGCTCTGGCGGGTATTACTCCGCCGCCTGCGCCGCCAGTGAGCAAGGCCGCGCCGGTCACCAAATTCTTCCTTCAGGCCGGCTCGTTCCGCAAGGAGACGGATGCCGACAAGGTTCGCGCGCAGATCATTCTGCTCGGTCAGGCAGTAGCGGTGGAGTCCGGCACAGTGAAGGATGAAACCTGGTACCGCGTGCTGGTCGGCCCGTTCAGCAACCGCGAACAACTGACCACGGCGCAGAAACAACTGGCCGGCGCCGGCTTCAGCAACCTGTTGTTACAACAACGCCAGAGCCGCTGA